Proteins from a genomic interval of Sulfurimonas sp. HSL3-2:
- the tagH gene encoding type VI secretion system-associated FHA domain protein TagH, with protein MKLVLDIIKSGEETPLKRSFHLNREGGIVGRSTNADWQLNDQQNYISNSHVYIEYQDEVYYIRDESTNGTYLKFPYKKLPKGNRIKISSTDIYILGEYEIQARFVEDDFSTDIMEQINTSDSEDTRIIPDDDFLDEPFDSLETHEINVMDIVTSAKKTTYENTVSNDEIDSETNASELNEHHISIPDASQETSEASSTISNTSLQRSINILEQKLGIEICSLDKKERDILIEEVGDIILNSLSGLKHSLYLKEKIKEDLNVLKADERETQVNPILLGESASTLLQNKQLTGMLGFSRVSDAILQSFDELDQHNIALHASSKNLMSVVIRRFSPSNLAYYFESLGALKSIFKSKRSMMWSAYEDMFKELEHEPEKGAELISKDFAREYKNTAYSVTLATEKRVKQEK; from the coding sequence ATGAAATTAGTTTTAGACATTATAAAAAGCGGTGAAGAGACTCCTTTAAAAAGAAGCTTTCATTTAAATAGAGAAGGGGGAATTGTAGGAAGATCGACAAACGCCGACTGGCAATTGAACGATCAACAAAACTACATTTCAAATAGTCACGTATATATCGAATATCAAGATGAAGTTTACTACATTCGTGATGAAAGTACAAACGGAACATACCTCAAATTTCCATATAAAAAACTGCCAAAAGGTAACCGTATAAAAATCAGTTCTACAGATATCTATATTTTAGGTGAATATGAAATACAAGCAAGGTTTGTAGAAGATGATTTTTCTACGGATATTATGGAACAGATAAATACTTCTGATTCGGAAGATACGCGTATTATCCCTGATGATGACTTTTTAGATGAGCCTTTTGACAGCCTGGAAACGCATGAAATCAATGTTATGGATATCGTTACAAGTGCGAAAAAAACTACTTATGAAAATACAGTTAGCAATGACGAAATAGACTCTGAAACAAATGCAAGTGAATTAAACGAGCATCATATCAGCATTCCCGATGCATCACAGGAAACAAGTGAGGCTTCTTCCACGATTTCAAATACTTCTTTACAAAGAAGTATAAATATTTTAGAACAGAAACTCGGTATAGAAATATGTTCACTCGATAAGAAAGAACGGGACATCCTAATAGAGGAGGTCGGAGATATTATTTTGAACAGTTTAAGCGGTTTGAAACACTCCCTTTATTTAAAAGAAAAGATCAAAGAAGATTTAAATGTCTTAAAAGCGGATGAGAGAGAAACACAAGTAAACCCCATTTTACTCGGTGAATCCGCTTCTACACTACTGCAAAACAAACAGCTAACAGGTATGTTGGGATTTTCAAGAGTTTCTGATGCCATTTTACAATCATTCGATGAACTTGATCAGCATAATATAGCACTTCATGCAAGCAGCAAAAATCTAATGAGCGTAGTGATAAGAAGATTTTCACCTAGTAATCTAGCCTACTACTTTGAAAGTCTCGGAGCTTTAAAATCTATATTCAAATCTAAGAGATCTATGATGTGGAGTGCATATGAAGATATGTTTAAAGAATTAGAACACGAACCGGAAAAAGGTGCTGAACTCATAAGCAAAGATTTTGCAAGAGAATATAAAAACACTGCATACAGCGTGACTTTAGCGACAGAAAAACGTGTTAAACAGGAGAAGTAG
- the tssM gene encoding type VI secretion system membrane subunit TssM, with product MIKSLLKSGVFWTLVITTIITSVIIFIFPFFFESYKDWTYRLLIAFSFFFVMTIFVLLYIVFLQEQTQKKLKEYKEKREEEKAKEEIVNEKIKDIKFKFNEALKLLKQSTLYKNKRRARYELPWYLLVGKEQEGKTTLLEASGLDFPLNINYEHRSVKEEGSSKGFLWYFAEHAIFIDMPGQYINQTVDESDSTVWEKGFLKLFAKKRLRRPLNGIILNISVNTFIEKSEKELEQYAKDLRDRFDELSDGFVSSIPIYLIITKSDNMVGYNEYFASLSEEEKEEVLGITFDDPAMNVDTTVVRPELEKLLKRINSSIIDKLHHEWDEDTRTKIFLFPDEFSSIFEKIGMFTDICFAQTRYRKSLMLRGIYFTSVPEDQEGKTSYLLSKKDDNKLSTGRSSRGHFIKKLLQDVIFPESDLIKMDENFKKVNKKRQTIAIISAVAAVVLFALLWISDFVSHNNALHELEDRVTQVAMQQNKVKSSDSYEKILPILNEMNDIKTSYEHEMSDSFYRLNFYDVKPRTVQLYNLYQNTLSNILLPRVANSLNDQILSNLSDYKRTWSNTEIYLMLHDEQHRKKEYLTTAMGEIWAKTYPNKPGVQKALNMHLKNLLNLGFKPYSLNQRTLKTARSVLYNKANVVIVYDELRQMANEKTNLQPFSFEQVLGANVDVFKGNSYQIPGLYTKQGFEKVIVANGQSYIKEILQNNWVLGTRTELTQSELDDIYAQVLSLYFKDYKRYWIDAISDLNVPQLLSESGLRNQLEVLSLANSPIVSILQAIKTNTNIYTPEELFLKKAQEGDQSLSKVAQAAAQNKIKTSKLVTNIKTVRSFFKQYHDLLKDDGTPAPNLENAMLVLNKVFQQMNDLFASVNPQEKAFMIVNGRVQGKVEPIVQNFSALPLDVNRWFRQTLNHNWDYLILQMKDYIQAKYEENVWAFYQQKIQDRYPFHKSSEHQPVRLEDLSSFFKSDGIFDSFFKTYIQPFVEINKITYQTYKSKNIDGRSIDFNLDLMKNVLRAFRIRNIFFSDNGQKLSTTFYLTPRKLDHSLATMELDYAANKLIYEHGAVRDTQYNWPVQTTSDIQQASYKLYDISGKKVVDITAEGDWALFKLIDKLNVKTVSNNVIEIYNGKDDDNASISLKGNISNITEKDRLFDNFKLSENI from the coding sequence ATGATTAAATCCTTATTGAAAAGCGGTGTCTTTTGGACATTAGTAATAACAACCATTATTACATCGGTTATTATCTTTATTTTTCCTTTCTTTTTTGAATCTTACAAAGATTGGACATACAGACTGCTTATCGCATTTTCATTCTTTTTTGTAATGACGATTTTCGTTCTGCTTTATATTGTCTTTTTGCAAGAACAAACGCAAAAAAAATTGAAGGAATACAAAGAAAAACGAGAAGAAGAAAAGGCAAAAGAAGAGATTGTCAATGAAAAAATAAAAGATATTAAATTCAAGTTTAATGAAGCTCTTAAACTTTTGAAACAATCGACACTTTACAAAAACAAACGACGTGCAAGATATGAACTGCCATGGTATCTTTTAGTGGGGAAAGAACAGGAAGGAAAGACAACACTTCTTGAAGCTTCAGGATTGGACTTCCCTCTTAATATCAATTATGAGCATAGAAGCGTAAAAGAGGAGGGTTCTTCAAAAGGCTTTTTATGGTATTTCGCAGAACATGCCATATTTATAGATATGCCGGGGCAATATATCAACCAGACAGTTGATGAATCTGATTCCACAGTTTGGGAAAAAGGGTTTTTAAAACTTTTTGCTAAAAAAAGACTGCGTCGTCCATTAAACGGTATTATCTTAAATATAAGTGTAAATACTTTTATAGAAAAAAGTGAAAAAGAACTTGAGCAATATGCAAAAGATCTAAGAGATAGATTTGATGAACTTTCAGATGGTTTTGTATCGAGTATACCGATATATTTGATTATAACGAAATCTGATAATATGGTCGGATATAACGAATATTTTGCCTCTTTAAGTGAAGAAGAAAAAGAGGAAGTTTTAGGAATTACTTTCGATGATCCGGCAATGAATGTTGACACGACCGTAGTAAGACCGGAACTTGAGAAACTCTTAAAACGTATCAATAGTTCTATCATAGATAAACTTCACCACGAATGGGATGAAGATACCCGTACAAAAATATTTTTGTTCCCTGATGAATTTAGCAGTATTTTTGAAAAAATAGGAATGTTTACTGATATCTGTTTTGCACAAACAAGATATAGAAAATCATTAATGCTCAGAGGTATATATTTTACCTCTGTTCCGGAAGATCAAGAAGGTAAAACATCGTATCTGTTATCTAAAAAAGATGATAATAAATTAAGTACCGGTCGAAGTTCTCGCGGACATTTCATTAAAAAGCTTTTACAAGACGTTATTTTTCCTGAATCCGACCTTATCAAAATGGATGAAAACTTCAAAAAGGTCAACAAAAAAAGACAAACGATCGCCATAATCAGCGCAGTTGCTGCAGTGGTATTATTTGCTTTACTATGGATCAGTGATTTTGTGTCTCATAATAATGCATTACATGAACTGGAAGATAGAGTCACTCAAGTCGCAATGCAACAAAACAAAGTGAAAAGTTCAGACAGTTATGAAAAGATATTGCCTATTCTTAATGAGATGAACGATATAAAAACTTCATACGAACATGAGATGTCGGATAGTTTCTATAGATTGAATTTTTACGATGTAAAACCACGAACCGTTCAACTATATAATCTCTACCAAAATACACTTTCAAATATTTTACTGCCAAGAGTCGCTAATAGTCTGAATGATCAGATTCTTTCAAACCTTTCCGACTATAAAAGAACTTGGAGCAATACAGAGATATATCTTATGCTGCATGATGAACAACATAGAAAAAAAGAGTATTTGACAACAGCTATGGGTGAGATCTGGGCTAAAACGTATCCGAATAAACCGGGTGTTCAAAAGGCATTGAATATGCATTTAAAGAACTTATTAAACCTTGGTTTCAAGCCTTACTCTTTAAATCAGAGAACATTAAAAACAGCTCGTTCGGTATTGTATAACAAAGCAAATGTCGTCATCGTATATGATGAATTAAGACAGATGGCGAATGAAAAAACGAATTTGCAGCCGTTTAGTTTTGAACAGGTCTTGGGTGCTAATGTAGATGTCTTCAAAGGCAACAGTTATCAAATTCCAGGGCTTTATACAAAACAGGGATTTGAAAAGGTTATTGTCGCTAATGGACAAAGTTATATCAAAGAAATTCTACAAAATAACTGGGTTTTAGGAACAAGAACTGAGTTGACACAAAGTGAGCTTGATGATATTTATGCTCAAGTATTGAGTTTGTATTTTAAAGATTATAAAAGATATTGGATAGATGCGATCAGCGATCTTAACGTCCCGCAATTACTTAGTGAAAGTGGTTTACGAAATCAGTTAGAAGTACTTTCTTTAGCAAACTCGCCTATAGTTTCTATACTGCAAGCGATAAAGACAAATACAAATATCTATACTCCTGAAGAACTATTTTTGAAAAAAGCTCAAGAGGGAGATCAATCACTTAGTAAAGTGGCTCAGGCAGCAGCTCAAAATAAAATAAAAACCAGTAAATTGGTAACGAACATTAAAACTGTACGTAGTTTCTTTAAGCAGTATCATGATCTTTTAAAAGATGATGGTACTCCTGCACCAAACCTTGAAAATGCTATGCTCGTTCTCAATAAAGTATTTCAGCAAATGAATGATCTTTTTGCATCAGTCAATCCTCAGGAAAAAGCTTTCATGATAGTAAACGGTCGTGTTCAAGGAAAAGTCGAACCGATTGTGCAGAATTTTTCCGCTTTACCGCTTGATGTCAATCGCTGGTTTAGACAAACGTTAAATCATAATTGGGATTATCTGATCTTACAAATGAAAGATTATATTCAGGCGAAGTATGAAGAAAATGTATGGGCATTCTACCAACAAAAGATACAAGATAGATATCCGTTCCACAAGTCTTCCGAACATCAGCCGGTAAGACTTGAAGATTTGAGTTCATTTTTCAAAAGTGACGGTATCTTTGACAGCTTCTTTAAGACATATATTCAACCGTTTGTAGAGATCAATAAAATAACCTATCAGACATATAAAAGTAAAAATATAGATGGTCGCAGTATCGATTTTAATTTAGATCTGATGAAAAATGTCCTGCGTGCCTTTAGAATAAGAAATATTTTCTTTAGCGACAACGGTCAAAAGTTATCGACTACTTTTTATTTGACGCCAAGAAAACTAGACCATTCTTTAGCGACTATGGAGTTGGATTATGCTGCAAATAAATTGATCTATGAACACGGAGCAGTAAGAGATACTCAGTACAACTGGCCTGTACAAACTACTTCTGATATACAGCAAGCTAGTTATAAACTATACGATATCAGCGGTAAAAAAGTGGTTGACATTACGGCTGAAGGAGACTGGGCATTATTTAAATTAATTGACAAATTAAATGTTAAAACAGTCTCTAATAACGTGATTGAAATATATAACGGAAAAGATGATGATAATGCTTCGATTAGTTTAAAAGGCAATATCAGCAATATCACAGAAAAAGACAGACTGTTTGACAACTTTAAATTAAGTGAAAATATCTAA
- the tssJ gene encoding type VI secretion system lipoprotein TssJ: MKRKIYFTSLLIVIFMSGCVSKNPTHIDLEITSGKEINVDDDNVSSPLMLVFYELSSADKFSKYNYWDIVDNSGKKLKQDILSQTKYPILPNEKQTYQIVFDEKAKYLGIVAKFRDIKDSNWRYIINLEKDSSNEAELKIKKYSITEDE, translated from the coding sequence ATGAAGAGAAAAATATATTTTACATCATTGTTAATAGTTATATTTATGAGTGGGTGTGTATCGAAAAATCCGACACATATAGATTTGGAGATCACCTCCGGTAAAGAGATAAATGTGGACGATGATAATGTCTCTTCACCTTTGATGCTGGTTTTTTATGAGCTTTCATCAGCAGATAAGTTCTCAAAATATAACTACTGGGATATTGTAGATAATTCAGGTAAAAAACTAAAGCAGGATATATTGTCTCAGACGAAATATCCAATCCTTCCTAATGAAAAACAGACATATCAAATAGTGTTTGATGAAAAGGCTAAGTACCTCGGCATAGTCGCCAAGTTTAGAGATATCAAAGATTCTAATTGGCGTTATATCATCAATTTGGAAAAAGATTCATCTAATGAGGCTGAATTGAAAATAAAAAAATACTCTATTACGGAAGATGAATAA
- a CDS encoding serine/threonine-protein kinase translates to MTEQFTLRRIYDDHSGIFNKRYIIIEQLAIGGMSVLFKVQDIYSEYFNDPKKLVIKIPHENLLDKQDIAAFIYSEYTYLRDISHPNIVKVYDFGIDHETEIPYVVMEYLEGSLLKKIPLYNMLHKEKVDLFDTLFSTVNYIHSQGIIHADITPKNIMLSSDKQVVLFDFGISQSIEKIKDFGLNYNQIKAYNPKYAAPEVLQGETPSIASDMFSLGVTLYEIFSLELPFKESSMELETAPLTMHNCSEKIPFFLRRWFIDVLRINPIKRRYRLPVLYKFLF, encoded by the coding sequence ATGACAGAACAATTTACGCTACGTAGAATCTATGACGACCATTCCGGTATTTTTAACAAACGCTATATCATCATAGAACAGCTGGCTATAGGTGGAATGAGCGTACTTTTTAAAGTTCAAGATATTTATAGCGAGTATTTTAACGATCCTAAAAAGTTAGTTATTAAAATCCCTCATGAAAACTTACTGGACAAACAGGATATTGCTGCTTTTATTTATTCTGAATATACCTATTTACGAGATATATCTCATCCAAATATTGTAAAAGTATATGACTTTGGTATAGATCATGAGACAGAAATTCCTTATGTCGTCATGGAGTACTTAGAAGGCTCATTACTAAAAAAAATACCTTTGTACAATATGTTGCATAAAGAGAAAGTAGATCTATTTGATACGTTGTTTAGTACAGTTAATTACATTCATTCTCAGGGAATCATACACGCAGATATCACTCCTAAAAACATTATGCTTTCTTCAGACAAACAAGTTGTCTTATTTGATTTCGGCATATCTCAGTCAATCGAAAAAATTAAAGATTTCGGACTCAATTACAACCAAATAAAAGCCTATAACCCAAAATATGCAGCTCCGGAAGTATTACAGGGAGAAACTCCTTCCATAGCATCGGATATGTTTTCACTTGGTGTGACGCTTTATGAAATATTTAGTTTAGAGCTGCCTTTTAAAGAAAGCAGTATGGAACTAGAAACGGCACCGTTGACCATGCATAACTGTTCTGAAAAAATCCCATTTTTTCTACGAAGATGGTTTATAGATGTTTTGAGAATAAATCCCATAAAAAGGAGGTATCGATTACCAGTATTATATAAGTTTCTGTTTTAG
- the icmH gene encoding type IVB secretion system protein IcmH/DotU, translating to MSNKTILIPSSPNEKNLTNFNSSREEDYSSYRNNALNFVKNVSRTDIPYYDEDTNYFLLASSGIFKQLAIVQNSYEVGPIHEVRQSFIDSMNEYTDILMKYKIEESQALVSRYILCTFIDELINTTYFGQENNWSSNSLLRIFHNESYGGENFFRLLDKFLKAPAKFIYILELMYVCLSLGFQGKYRIDNTNKHELNMIRESLYKQIKIIQGREPLKFYTKHNPSTLRHRLFYLISYPTIVLSSVLLLMIVYIGLSIGLSAEDTKFIGLINKEKNSNFLTEKTFDLEKYRKEYKND from the coding sequence ATGAGCAATAAAACAATACTTATTCCAAGTTCACCAAATGAGAAGAACTTGACAAATTTTAATTCAAGCAGAGAAGAAGATTACAGTAGTTATAGAAATAATGCTTTGAACTTTGTAAAAAATGTGAGTAGAACAGACATACCGTACTATGATGAAGATACCAATTATTTTTTGTTGGCATCATCGGGTATCTTTAAACAACTCGCTATTGTTCAAAACAGTTATGAGGTAGGACCGATACACGAAGTCCGTCAATCTTTTATTGACAGTATGAACGAGTATACGGATATTCTTATGAAATACAAGATTGAAGAATCTCAGGCATTAGTATCAAGATATATCTTATGTACCTTTATCGACGAATTGATCAATACGACATATTTTGGTCAAGAAAACAACTGGTCTAGTAACAGTTTATTAAGAATCTTTCATAATGAAAGCTATGGCGGGGAAAACTTTTTTAGACTACTAGATAAGTTTTTGAAGGCTCCCGCTAAATTTATCTATATTTTAGAGCTGATGTATGTTTGTTTATCTTTAGGTTTTCAAGGGAAGTACCGTATCGATAATACAAATAAACATGAACTGAATATGATAAGGGAAAGTCTTTACAAACAGATCAAGATTATACAGGGAAGAGAACCGTTAAAGTTTTATACAAAACACAATCCCTCCACACTTAGGCATAGGCTTTTTTATCTCATTTCATATCCGACAATCGTTTTAAGCAGTGTGTTGCTTTTGATGATCGTATATATCGGTCTCTCTATCGGATTATCTGCTGAAGATACAAAATTCATCGGTTTAATAAATAAAGAAAAAAATTCTAATTTTTTAACGGAAAAAACTTTTGATTTAGAAAAGTACAGAAAGGAATACAAAAATGATTAA
- the tssK gene encoding type VI secretion system baseplate subunit TssK codes for MEKRIVWKEGLFIRPQHFQQNDRYYAYELMTRTTELGSNQWGFFELDIDKRLLGMGKIVLNHASGILPDGTLFDITAKDEDLALNIDSDDFGQSVYLAIPILIHNSDDVRFEDQENILTRFSAESILDVPNTNAGESSTTDLVVARHDFKLLIEDDVNDGYIVIKITNIVSVSAGGTVTIDESYIPTFLHLNKSKDLMSRLNELISMLTYRVERLSEKISHSVLQASELGNYLMLQLLNKTLSRFHFFLTQDRIHPQDVFLELTTLAGELAVFMKKDKKLSENFTYKHEDVGGSFNKIIAELKGMLSMVLEQNSISLPIEERKYGIHVAQLKDKKMVKTSQFIFAVSADASTESIKETLMSNLKIGSIETIRELVNYHLVGFKIKPLSSPPREIPYRVNHLYFQIELTNENRVELERSGGFAFHLSAELPNVVYALWSIRSA; via the coding sequence ATGGAAAAAAGAATAGTATGGAAAGAGGGGCTTTTTATTCGTCCGCAGCACTTTCAACAAAACGATAGATATTATGCTTATGAATTGATGACAAGAACTACTGAGCTTGGTAGTAATCAATGGGGGTTCTTCGAGCTTGATATAGATAAACGACTCCTTGGTATGGGGAAAATAGTTCTAAATCATGCAAGCGGTATATTACCTGATGGGACGCTGTTTGATATAACGGCTAAAGATGAAGATTTGGCACTTAATATTGATAGTGATGATTTTGGACAGAGTGTTTATTTAGCAATACCGATATTGATTCATAATAGTGATGATGTTCGTTTTGAAGATCAAGAAAATATTTTAACCCGTTTTAGCGCAGAATCTATTTTAGATGTACCAAATACAAATGCCGGTGAAAGTTCTACAACTGATCTAGTCGTTGCCAGACATGATTTTAAACTTTTGATAGAAGATGATGTCAACGACGGTTATATCGTTATCAAGATCACGAATATAGTATCGGTTAGTGCCGGAGGTACGGTAACGATAGATGAAAGTTATATACCGACATTTTTACATCTTAATAAATCAAAAGATTTGATGTCTCGATTGAATGAATTGATCAGCATGCTGACATACAGAGTCGAAAGGTTGTCAGAAAAAATAAGTCATTCAGTACTACAGGCATCAGAACTGGGAAACTACTTGATGTTACAACTTTTAAATAAAACACTCAGTAGATTTCACTTCTTTCTAACGCAAGATAGGATTCACCCTCAAGATGTTTTTCTGGAACTTACGACATTAGCGGGTGAACTGGCTGTGTTTATGAAAAAAGATAAAAAATTATCTGAAAACTTCACATACAAACATGAAGATGTCGGAGGCAGTTTCAATAAGATCATTGCGGAGCTAAAAGGTATGCTCAGTATGGTACTGGAACAAAACTCTATCTCTCTACCTATCGAAGAGAGAAAATACGGTATTCATGTAGCTCAGTTAAAAGATAAAAAAATGGTGAAAACATCACAATTTATATTTGCCGTCAGTGCAGATGCCTCTACAGAAAGCATTAAAGAAACATTGATGTCAAATCTTAAAATAGGCAGTATAGAAACTATTAGAGAGTTAGTGAATTACCATTTGGTCGGATTTAAAATCAAACCGCTCTCGTCTCCTCCAAGAGAGATCCCTTATCGTGTAAATCATCTGTATTTTCAAATTGAGTTGACAAATGAAAATCGTGTCGAACTGGAAAGATCCGGCGGTTTCGCTTTCCATCTGTCCGCAGAACTACCAAATGTTGTTTATGCATTATGGTCTATTAGAAGTGCGTAA
- a CDS encoding PP2C family serine/threonine-protein phosphatase, giving the protein MKIHSFSFTHPGHQRRVNEDSLYADDNKGLWIVCDGMGGHEEGLFASHLATDSFEVLELNLNFEKNAERIIQTIHLVKQQLDKKVAMLNTQAIIGTTLILLYIQGDSALCISAGDSRCYILRNDRLSLVNMDHTRDLIDEENIRSVLTNALYAPGDISIDVTRFTVKQNDVFLLCSDGLYAYADNQKIKRSMNDEILERGFKSLTSSVLASSASDNLTGIMVGVS; this is encoded by the coding sequence ATGAAAATACACAGCTTTTCTTTTACGCACCCGGGACATCAAAGGAGAGTCAACGAAGACTCTCTTTATGCTGATGACAACAAAGGTTTATGGATAGTGTGTGATGGTATGGGAGGACATGAAGAGGGGTTGTTTGCTAGTCATTTGGCGACGGATAGTTTTGAGGTCTTAGAGTTGAATTTAAATTTTGAAAAAAATGCGGAACGTATTATTCAAACAATACATTTGGTTAAACAACAGCTTGATAAGAAAGTGGCTATGTTAAATACGCAAGCCATAATAGGAACTACATTAATACTTTTATATATACAAGGAGACAGTGCACTTTGTATAAGTGCCGGCGATTCTAGATGCTATATTTTAAGAAATGACAGGCTTTCATTAGTCAACATGGATCATACTCGAGATCTGATAGATGAGGAAAATATACGAAGTGTATTGACAAATGCTTTATATGCACCGGGTGATATCAGTATAGATGTCACCCGCTTTACAGTTAAACAAAACGATGTTTTTTTATTGTGCAGTGACGGTTTATATGCTTATGCAGATAATCAAAAAATAAAAAGATCGATGAATGACGAAATATTGGAGAGAGGCTTCAAGTCCCTTACCTCTTCAGTATTAGCAAGCAGTGCCAGTGATAACCTCACCGGTATAATGGTCGGTGTGTCATGA
- a CDS encoding Hcp family type VI secretion system effector, whose amino-acid sequence MNNPIFISIEGSTQGLMTEGAFTPESVGNSYQEGHENESLVKEFSHTIKIPRDPQSGQPSGQRVHEPLAITKLIDKSSPLLYNALTKGETLKKVEMKWYRTSYEGKPEHYFTMLLEDAVIVGITSEMGMEAGSATSQVAPMEKVSFAYRKITWRHETASTSGEDDWRMGVSKMA is encoded by the coding sequence ATGAATAATCCAATCTTTATTTCAATTGAAGGAAGTACACAAGGTTTGATGACTGAGGGTGCTTTTACACCGGAATCAGTAGGTAATTCTTACCAAGAAGGCCATGAAAATGAAAGTCTTGTAAAAGAGTTTAGTCACACAATTAAAATCCCAAGAGACCCTCAGTCTGGACAACCATCCGGACAAAGAGTTCATGAACCGTTAGCTATTACAAAACTTATCGACAAGTCTTCACCGCTTTTATACAATGCTTTGACAAAGGGTGAAACTCTTAAAAAAGTAGAAATGAAGTGGTATAGAACTTCATATGAAGGTAAACCTGAACATTACTTTACTATGCTATTAGAAGATGCTGTTATTGTTGGTATTACTTCAGAAATGGGTATGGAAGCTGGTAGTGCTACTTCTCAAGTTGCTCCAATGGAAAAAGTATCGTTTGCATACAGAAAGATCACTTGGAGACATGAAACTGCGTCAACTTCTGGAGAAGATGACTGGAGAATGGGTGTCAGTAAAATGGCATAA